The Arabidopsis thaliana chromosome 5, partial sequence genomic interval ttttgttatagGTATTGTATCTTATTCATATGTAACTCTTTTGTTAGAGCCTTTACAAAAAATGTGAGTAGTGATAATAccgtttgttttggtttcttaattgaattttgttttatgagtAGGAGCGTTTGCGGCAATGGCATTATTGGGAAGAATGGATCAAATGCTATCTCCGAAAGGCATTTCAATGTCAGTTGCACCACTTGGCGCAGTCTCCGCCATTCTTTTCATCACCCCTTCTGCTCCTGCTGCTCGGGTAAATCTTTAGTTAACCGTTTTTCCATATAATAGCGGTCTAATTATATTTGCGGTTAAACGCAAACGCTTCATTGTCTTTTCTGTGAGACAAAAAATGCAAATACCAAAAGTGAGTTGTTAGGATTTGGATGGTGTGTAACAAACATAGAGGAATTGAATAATCAAAAGTAGAAAGTAGTGGTTAGAGGAGACATTTTCCCACTAAGTTCTATATCCATAAGCTAGTTGAagattttcttctaattttgttCTTGTGCTTACACTTTTCTATGGAATAAATCTAGAGGTCCACTATTTTATCGTTGATTGATACTTTCATATATTTGGATAATTAGTCACAACCTATTTCAGCCATCTTCTCATGTTTAGATTGGAAAGAGATGCCATCACATCAAGTTAAAATAGAAACTTGAAGTACTAGTAATTGGTAATTTGTCATCGTATCAGTTATTTAACTGATTAATTGAGGagtgtgttttgtgtttcttatattttcagaaatacaatatatttttggctCAAATAGGTTGTGCTGCGATTGGGGTGGTAGCTTTCTCCGTCTTCGGCCCAGGCTGGCTCGCCCGGAGTGTCGCCCTCGCCGCTTCCATCGCTTTTATGGTCATTACTCGTGCCAATCACCCTCCTGGTAAATATTTacttctttaaatttttaccGAAATCAgaaattgttttcttgattcaaagtttttgaactctttttcataaaatgatataatttcACATGTTCGATTTTTGACATTGTTattataaaaaggaaaaatgatgcaaatgaatattttttttttaaaaacatctGACTTAGTGATTTTTAGCCCATATTATTTTAAGGAAAGATttgaatcaaaccaaaaagccCAAAAAGAAACCATTTATTCACCCATGATctgaaaaatgtaataaataatCTGGCCCCCGCGACTTTAGGTATACCTTCATAAATAACCTGAAACTTTTGGTTGGAGCAGAAACGTCCCCTTTATATATACTCTTCACAATTTTCTCAGTCTCtttaattaagaaagaaagtcAAATGcgattttattattattatttgcttCTCGTCaattaatttacatattttgagAGTTGATATTGATTATTATCTATAATTCATCTGATAAAATTACAGCGGCGAGCTTACCACTAATGTTCATAGATGGAGCAAAGTTCCATCACTTGAATTTCTGGTACGCATTGTTCCCAGGTGCAGCTGCTTGTGTCATCCTCTGCCTTCTCGTAAGTTTTGTAAttctcaaaaacaataaaatcaagatAATGTTTAATGGcgaatattttggttataagaTTTAACGTGATAATTAAGTACTAATCTGATTCAAATTGATTTCTTGGCAGCAATCGATCGTATGTTACTTGAAGgaaaacatgaaattttgATGAATCACCAAGCGACATGTACGATCgaattaatgatatatataatacatacatatcGATGGAAATCTTGTGAAAATATTTGATTCATATGTATACACTTGATGAACGTATGTAAATgactaaataattattaagttcATTCAATATTATCGTGGTCTTCTCCGATTCCTTATTATCATTTTCCTAATTCTTACATAATTAACAGTTTAACACCTCATACAAAGGATTATACGAGTTAATTATTTTCGCTCcataaatttccaaaattacGTAACATTGTGTCTTTGTGATATGCctgtaacaaaaatatatgtatcaaTTGTGTTTTAAAGATGGACTGTTTGGCAAATTGTTTGGACGGCTGTCGTGGTGAGCTTGAATTTCCTAATAAGGGTATACGAAAACCTAATTTGTTCAGGAAAATAGAGATaatacttattttattttgataaagaaaCATACTACTTGacgaaaaaacgaaaacaaaagaaacatatactacttatttcattttcatttgtttttgtattcaaCAAAGTACGCAATTGAATTCACATTCACCGTACGTATGAGAAAACTTAGTCTACGatatttttctgaatttatgtgaagaaaaaagctaaaaagaaaatcaaaatattttatcaacaTCTTACTGCTAACTTATTTATGACTAATCACCTTAATAAAAACCTGGTAAATTATGCATAACCCTTTTAACCTGATTCGGTTCTACTACTGTTAAAAAATTCAGATTCCGGTTGATAGatgtaaatatgttttagtCTTTAGCTTCAAATCTTTAAGACCCaatgaaagaaaatggagTTGGTGGAAAATTGAAATGCGAAAGCTGACTCCAtccatatatattcttaaatatTTCAGTGTCACCTTTCtagtatttctttttatattaaatgGATCCAATTTAACGTCTAGACTCTAGATGATAGAATTCAATAGGTTAAAACAAAGGTGGGGCCTTTCGTAAAATGGAGGAAGAACTAGGCCACCACCCAAATTAGATGATTGTAGAAGATGGTTACTAGTATTACATTATCGTACCGATTGATAAATTTTGCTGCTGACAAATTTTATCATCCACAAAAAGCGTTTTATAAAGAATGGAGTGTGgtttgatccaaaaaaaaaagaagagagaatggagTGTGGTTGTTgcagtggtggtggtggcccAAAATGACACACCCAATCTCATGGGGGAATCATTTACCAATGCATAAAAACCTTGTCTTATATGCACATATCAATAATGCATGAATAACCCggttttgattggtttgtcTCCGACAGGTTAAACCggttttgattgatttaaatttgttaCCAAGCTCTAATccgaaaaattgaaaacaacattCCTTTTGGTTATATTTCTTATCGATTCGGTTCGTAAACACACATTACTCATAGAAAGTTGCCAATGATGCGGTGCATAAATAGTTAGGTTAAAATTACTGGCGCGTGACAATGAAACAAGAATATCGTTATCACAAGAGTTAAATGTAGTAGACAACTTGCATATGAAATATTCATATCAATTGTTCTTTcagtatttataataataaagacAGATTTCTATTTTGAGTATGAACCAATAAGATTTGAGAAATGGGTTGGGTCGTTCTCACCGCCTCTTTTACAACACGATCATTCACTATCAAACCGATTAAAGCATTAACCGGTTTTACATTTCGAATTCTCCAattactaacaaaaaaattcaattttcgAAGATATACGACGATATTCCACAAGATATTCTCGCTCGTGAAAGACCAACAAAAGGATACACTGTGGGTCTAAAAACTGGTTTAGCAATTGAATTTACATATAAACCAGAATAACCGCCTTAAATTGTGTGGACCGTGGTATTTATCTGGTTAGTTGACTCAATTtcatgaaatattaatttcatCATAGACGATCCCCATAATTTCGTTACTAATGTAATGTGGGACTATGCAAGATTAAAGGTCAGTTTAAAGAAACCTCTCGCTATTTTCGTCTTAAACTAACgatgatacaaaaaaatgaagaaccaATGTGTGAAGATATTTTTTGacgaaataaaaaaagattatgtGTTACAAGATCATTtggttttagtattttacacAGTTGCTAACCAAAAGCGCATTTTCCAATTCCATGGTGCCACACTGCCACTTAGCAAACGCATGTCCGTTAGACTCTTGATTATGGTTTATTTACGTGGACAACATTATAAAATGAATGactttaatttcttgtttttaagaaatttgaactTCTAATTCAAACCCAATCGgttgatttatatataccaTCTACTAGATTCATCTCCATTTATACTCTGGAATATTCTAACATAGTTGATTGATTATGAGAATCTTTTATCCAGTTTACGTTATAGAAATTTAGTAAACCAAAAGTAGCAAAAATTTGGGTAAGTTAAACTTCTAGGATATGTAGTTATGCACGGTGCCTTGTTAACGaggaaagaaacagaggacaTACAAAAAAGAGTCAACATCAAAGACAGTAACAATGTTGTACTTTTAGTCTCTAGAGTTTTCGCTTGTTTGTAATAACCACACACCAAATTTTTTCCCTCACGTCCACTCTCTCTCCCCTCTCTATAAATGTCCACAAACTATACTGCCATTAATCATATACTTCACTTTCATTCTCCAAACAGCTGTTTCTTGATGATCATGTCTCTGGAGTTTGAACAAATGGTGAGTTTTAACTCTTTcgtccaatttttttaaatccaGCTAAAAGTTCAGACTAGTATAAGCTAAGAGTTCGAAATGattattgataattttttgacaatttttgtgtgtgtaaaTATATGTAGGATGAAGCAAACAGGTTAAGCGCGTGGAATGGTTACGTAGACTGGCGAAGTAGACCTGCGTTGCGTGGCCGCCATGGCGGTATGCTTGCTGCCTCGTTCGTCTTGGGTGAGTCATTCTTACAAATCAAGAATATAGTTGTATAcaaattactcttttttttttctttttacatgATATGCTTTACCATATCAAATGACAGTTTCAACTTAATATAATTGTTAAGAATCTCACGCCAAAAAGTTGATATTCActcaaaatatgatttattaaaacttaactggagtatatattaattgatatgATGTATATTGTACGTTTTTAGTTGTGGAAGTGTTGGAGAACCTTGCGTTTTTAGCAAACGCGAGCAACCTAGTGCTGTATTTGTCAACAAAGATGGGATTTTCGCCGTCCGGAGCCGCAAATGCCGTAACCGCTTTTATGGGAACGGCATTTTTCTTGGCCCTTCTCGGAGGGTTTTTGGCAGACGCCTTCTTCACTACTTTCCATATCTATTTAGTCAGCGCCGCCATAGAATTCTTGGTAAGCAATTTAGTTAatgactatatatttttaaaaatcagtATATAAGGTGAGGTTAATTTAAACctttttaagaagaagaaaaatacccTGCCTAAAACCAGGTCATTGGAAATAGACTTCAGACGCACGAggattttctcaaaaatttctcaaaaaatattgaatgttgatagaaaaaacacaaaaattccTTCCATTTTTAGcattatatttgtttcaatatgtatataaataaatgaaaactctatcttttcctcttttttttttcttcttcaaactgtGTAACAGACTAACAGGTGTATTCACACAAAACAgtcgtatttttttttaatatacatcAAATActgatataaaaatttacatagAAGCTCTAGTATGAATATCTAACCTTTTAATTAAACCGCACTATTTTGTTGAACACACAGGGCTTGATGGTACTGACGGTCCAAGCCCACGAGCACTCTACCGAGCCATGGTCTCGTGTATTTCTATTTGTGGGTCTATATTTAGTAGCTCTTGGTGTCGGAGGAATAAAAGGCTCGTTGCCACCGCACGGAGCGGAACAGTTCGACGAAGAAACATCGAGTGGGAGGAGACaaagatctttcttctttaactACTTCATATTTAGCCTCTCGTGCGGTGCCTTGATAGCCGTCACGGTCGTGGTCTGGCTCGAAGACAACAAAGGCTGGTCTTATGGCTTCGGTGTCTCCACAGCCGCGATCCTGATCTCGGTCCCGGTTTTCTTGGCCGGTTCTCGCGTTTATCGCCTCAAGGTTCCTAGTGGAAGTCCAATCACGACTCTGTTCAAAGTGTTAACCGCTGCTTTATACGCtaaatataagaaaagaagaacttCAAGAATTGTTGTAACGTGTCACACAAGAAATGATTGTGATGACAGcgtaaccaaacaaaactgtGACGGAGATGATGGATTTCTCGGATCTTTCCTAGGTGAAGTTGTGAGAGAGCGTGAATCACTACCACGTCCACTCCGTTGTACGGAAGAGCAAGTCAAAGATGTGAAGATAGTCATCAAGATCCTACCTATTTTCATGTCTACCATTATGCTTAACTGTTGTCTAGCTCAGCTCTCGACGTTTTCCGTTCAACAAGCTTCCACAATGAACACAAAGCTCGGGTCCTTTACTGTCCCACCCGCGGCATTACCAGTTTTTCCAGTGGTCTTCATGATGATCTTAGCTCCGACCTAtaaccacctcctcctccctCTAGcgagaaaatcaacaaaaaccgAAACCGGCATAACCCACCTTCAACGCATCGGAACAGGGCTAGTCCTTTCCATAGTCGCAATGGCGGTGGCAGCCTTAGTGGAAACAAAACGCAAGCACGTCGTTGTTAGTTGCTGCTCAAACAACAACtcatcttcttattcttcttcgcCGCTTCCTATAACGTTTCTTTGGGTGGCTATTCAATATGTGTTTCTCGGATCAGCCGATCTATTCACTCTAGCCGGTATGATGGAGTTTTTCTTCACCGAAGCTCCTTCTACCATGCGTTCCCTTGCAACCTCGCTCTCATGGGCGTCTCTTGCGATGGGATATTACTTTAGCTCTGTTCTCGTCTCGGCTGTTAATTTCGTAACAGGCTTAAACCATCACAATCCATGGCTTTTGGGGGAGAATCTAAATCAGTACCATCTCGAGAGATTCTACTGGCTCATGTGTGTGCTTAGTGGGATTAATTTCTTGCATTATCTCTTTTGGGCTAGTCGTTATGTGTACCGGTCGAACCAAGGGTAAATCCTAAGCACATACATTGGTGGTATCAGACTATCAATTGTAATGAGTGAGCTTATTGTAGGGTAATTTGTTGTCTGTTAATGATCCGATTAGAAGAAGTCAAGGGATTAGTTTCTTGGAGAATAAGTTACTATGATGCTAgattggtttttaattttacggCTAGGGTTATAAGTTGAACTAGCACAAATCCTATGCTCTTCAGGAATATgtcatttaataaaattataaagacattattatttttatttttatttaatactcCATGAAAATTAATTGTAACGTTAGAAATTAATGGTTGTATTTGCTGcgtttatcaaataaataatagcAAGTGCATCTGTAAATCACAATTCACAACcgcttttttacttttaaagttttaaccactgcccaaaacaaatcaatctcATAAGATGTTATGGTGGCAAGTAGTCCTTTTTTCATGTAACGTACGTAAAAGATTGACAAGTTGTAATTTGTAACTTGTAATGAAGCTTGGTTTGGATAACTACTgactaaataaaaatcaacCGAGTATTCTTTTCCGATGTATTTGTGGAATAAAATCTTCGACTTTTATCAATCAAAACTGACTCAACAACTCATCCcttacttttaaaattctcCAAATTTAGACCCtataatgtttatatttatcaCAGATATAACAGAaaacagtttttctttttcttttttttgtagaaacaaataattattcCTGAATCTAAAATAGAACAATAATGAAATTTATCATATTTCGTCAAGAGTTCCTGgttttttttaaccaattaaaatttatattgagTATATTGtgtaaataacaaataaacttAAGGGTAACAATTCGAAATAGTCGAAAGCTAGGGAGGTCTTTCTTGTATATAAAACCGTCTCTGCCCACTGAAATATCAACTTAGCTCATAAGCATATCTAATCGGAGCTCGGAGAAATTTCGGTAAAACCctaatcatcatcttctccttttgATCAATCTTATCTTCACATGAAAAATCTCTGTTCAAAGACATAGCTTTGTTCTGGAATTCCAAATTTTGGggttgattttgtattttctggGTACGCGAGATTAGATcgagatagaaaaaaaaagagcgaTCTTTTCTCATTAATTCCGGTTCGACATGGCTAGTTTCAGCTTAAATTTACAAGCTTTGAGTTCAGTATTTGTTCTTATGCTCATGATCTTCAGAATTTTctcaataaaaaatttgattttttgttgttgttgttgttgatgggATTAGGttgtgaagagaagaaagatggggaatttgttttgttgtgtgcAAGTGGATCAATCAACGGTAGCGATAAAGGAAACATTCGGGAAATTCGAAGATGTTCTTGAGCCTGGTTGCCATTTTCTTCCATGGTGTCTTGGTAGTCAAGTTGCTGGTTACCTCTCTCTAAGGGTTCAGCAATTGGACGTTCGTTGCGAGACAAAGACTAAGGTTTTAGAATCATCTATTAACACTCTCTTTATCagaaattatgttttgattagttttaatCTTagttttaatcttctttggttttgtgtttttgcagGACAATGTGTTTGTTAATGTTGTTGCATCGATTCAGTACCGTGCTTTAGCTAATAAGGCAAATGATGCGTACTACAAGCTCAGTAACACAAGGGGTCAGATTCAAGCTTATGTGTTTGATGGTAAGTCTCATtgttaaataaacaaaaatatgttctAAATAATGAATTGATGTGTGCAAAATATTGATCATTcggagtttttgtttgttttccagTTATTAGAGCGAGTGTCCCGAAGTTGCTTCTTGATGATGTCTTTGAGCAGAAGAATGATATTGCGAAAGCTGTTGAAGAGGAGCTCGAGAAGGtagaatctttttgtttgttttgttctctttctgCTTGTGTTAAGTTATGAGTGTTCAATTGTATCTCTGTTACTTGTGTAGGCAATGTCGGCTTACGGTTATGAGATTGTGCAAACTCTCATTGTTGATATCGAGCCTGATGAACATGTCAAACGGGCCATGAACGAAATCAACGCTGGTAACTAACAAAACTTCCCATCAGTTATATGTTCTTGTACTTGTAAATCATCGAGTCTGAGTTTCGGCTTCTTGTTTATAGCTGCAAGGATGAGATTGGCTGCAAACGAAAAGGCAGAGGCAGAGAAAATCCTACAGATTAAGAGAGCTGAAGGTGAAGCTGAGTCCAAGTACCTCTCTGGTCTTGGTATCGCCCGTCAGAGGCAGGCGATTGTCGATGGATTACGCGACAGTGTTTTGGGTTTCGCTGTGAATGTCCCTGGGACAACTGCTAAAGATGTGATGGACATGGTGCTAGTTACACAGTACTTTGACACAATGAAGGAGATTGGTGCTAGCTCCAAGTCGTCTGCCGTGTTCATACCTCATGGACCAGGAGCGGTTCGTGATGTGGCTTCTCAGATTAGAGATGGCCTTCTTCAAGGCTCGTCCGCAAACCTGTGAAGTGAATTCACTGATTAtgtcctcttttcttttgactaTGGTGTgattatcatcttcttctttcttttggattATGTTcgaactcttttgttttggttttcttatttctATTTGTATAGACTTATTGGGGGTTTATAATTCATATAGAATATTAAAACGTGTTTAGTACTAATTATTATTGTACACGAATTATGGTGGTGATAATCAAACTTGTGAACCTTAATTTAGAAGATTACAAGCACAGACTGAAATATTTCATGCTCTGTTATGTCAAATGAATAGTGAAATGACAGATTAATAATAGTTTTATTGGTGTCAGTTTAAAGACAGGCTCTCTCAAATTTCTGAGTTACTTAAAGATTAGTAGTTTGTTaagaatgttttgtttcacatTCAACTAATTATTACGTAGGGTGAGGAAATTTCGCAGGAAACTTCCTTCACC includes:
- a CDS encoding Integral membrane HPP family protein (Integral membrane HPP family protein; FUNCTIONS IN: molecular_function unknown; INVOLVED IN: biological_process unknown; LOCATED IN: integral to membrane, chloroplast inner membrane, chloroplast envelope; EXPRESSED IN: 22 plant structures; EXPRESSED DURING: 13 growth stages; CONTAINS InterPro DOMAIN/s: HPP (InterPro:IPR007065); BEST Arabidopsis thaliana protein match is: Integral membrane HPP family protein (TAIR:AT3G47980.1); Has 1507 Blast hits to 1507 proteins in 452 species: Archae - 0; Bacteria - 819; Metazoa - 0; Fungi - 49; Plants - 59; Viruses - 0; Other Eukaryotes - 580 (source: NCBI BLink).) codes for the protein MASVPVRPLPLLRRNITSTTASKSSPMLANVSSRHSLGISTYDEFLKQIKTPATVNHRRRVSTVVASAGNLTAPSWDSWKPDKTAAATALLLSDVIWPAAGAFAAMALLGRMDQMLSPKGISMSVAPLGAVSAILFITPSAPAARKYNIFLAQIGCAAIGVVAFSVFGPGWLARSVALAASIAFMVITRANHPPAASLPLMFIDGAKFHHLNFWYALFPGAAACVILCLLQSIVCYLKENMKF
- a CDS encoding Integral membrane HPP family protein (Integral membrane HPP family protein; CONTAINS InterPro DOMAIN/s: HPP (InterPro:IPR007065); BEST Arabidopsis thaliana protein match is: Integral membrane HPP family protein (TAIR:AT3G47980.1); Has 35333 Blast hits to 34131 proteins in 2444 species: Archae - 798; Bacteria - 22429; Metazoa - 974; Fungi - 991; Plants - 531; Viruses - 0; Other Eukaryotes - 9610 (source: NCBI BLink).) — protein: MASVPVRPLPLLRRNITSTTASKSSPMLANVSSRHSLGISTYDEFLKQIKTPATVNHRRRVSTVVASAGNLTAPSWDSWKPDKTAAATALLLSDVIWPAAGAFAAMALLGRMDQMLSPKGISMSVAPLGAVSAILFITPSAPAARKYNIFLAQIGCAAIGVVAFSVFGPGWLARSVALAASIAFMVITRANHPPGKYLLL
- a CDS encoding Major facilitator superfamily protein (Major facilitator superfamily protein; FUNCTIONS IN: transporter activity; INVOLVED IN: oligopeptide transport; LOCATED IN: membrane; EXPRESSED IN: 19 plant structures; EXPRESSED DURING: 12 growth stages; CONTAINS InterPro DOMAIN/s: Oligopeptide transporter (InterPro:IPR000109), Major facilitator superfamily, general substrate transporter (InterPro:IPR016196); BEST Arabidopsis thaliana protein match is: nitrate transporter 1:2 (TAIR:AT1G69850.1); Has 6918 Blast hits to 6790 proteins in 1275 species: Archae - 0; Bacteria - 3368; Metazoa - 483; Fungi - 402; Plants - 2165; Viruses - 0; Other Eukaryotes - 500 (source: NCBI BLink).); this translates as MSTNYTAINHILHFHSPNSCFLMIMSLEFEQMDEANRLSAWNGYVDWRSRPALRGRHGGMLAASFVLVVEVLENLAFLANASNLVLYLSTKMGFSPSGAANAVTAFMGTAFFLALLGGFLADAFFTTFHIYLVSAAIEFLGLMVLTVQAHEHSTEPWSRVFLFVGLYLVALGVGGIKGSLPPHGAEQFDEETSSGRRQRSFFFNYFIFSLSCGALIAVTVVVWLEDNKGWSYGFGVSTAAILISVPVFLAGSRVYRLKVPSGSPITTLFKVLTAALYAKYKKRRTSRIVVTCHTRNDCDDSVTKQNCDGDDGFLGSFLGEVVRERESLPRPLRCTEEQVKDVKIVIKILPIFMSTIMLNCCLAQLSTFSVQQASTMNTKLGSFTVPPAALPVFPVVFMMILAPTYNHLLLPLARKSTKTETGITHLQRIGTGLVLSIVAMAVAALVETKRKHVVVSCCSNNNSSSYSSSPLPITFLWVAIQYVFLGSADLFTLAGMMEFFFTEAPSTMRSLATSLSWASLAMGYYFSSVLVSAVNFVTGLNHHNPWLLGENLNQYHLERFYWLMCVLSGINFLHYLFWASRYVYRSNQG
- a CDS encoding Major facilitator superfamily protein yields the protein MLAASFVLVVEVLENLAFLANASNLVLYLSTKMGFSPSGAANAVTAFMGTAFFLALLGGFLADAFFTTFHIYLVSAAIEFLGLMVLTVQAHEHSTEPWSRVFLFVGLYLVALGVGGIKGSLPPHGAEQFDEETSSGRRQRSFFFNYFIFSLSCGALIAVTVVVWLEDNKGWSYGFGVSTAAILISVPVFLAGSRVYRLKVPSGSPITTLFKVLTAALYAKYKKRRTSRIVVTCHTRNDCDDSVTKQNCDGDDGFLGSFLGEVVRERESLPRPLRCTEEQVKDVKIVIKILPIFMSTIMLNCCLAQLSTFSVQQASTMNTKLGSFTVPPAALPVFPVVFMMILAPTYNHLLLPLARKSTKTETGITHLQRIGTGLVLSIVAMAVAALVETKRKHVVVSCCSNNNSSSYSSSPLPITFLWVAIQYVFLGSADLFTLAGMMEFFFTEAPSTMRSLATSLSWASLAMGYYFSSVLVSAVNFVTGLNHHNPWLLGENLNQYHLERFYWLMCVLSGINFLHYLFWASRYVYRSNQG
- the HIR1 gene encoding SPFH/Band 7/PHB domain-containing membrane-associated protein family (HYPERSENSITIVE-INDUCED RESPONSE PROTEIN 1 (HIR1); INVOLVED IN: N-terminal protein myristoylation; LOCATED IN: plasma membrane, vacuole, membrane; EXPRESSED IN: 25 plant structures; EXPRESSED DURING: 15 growth stages; CONTAINS InterPro DOMAIN/s: Band 7 protein (InterPro:IPR001107); BEST Arabidopsis thaliana protein match is: SPFH/Band 7/PHB domain-containing membrane-associated protein family (TAIR:AT1G69840.7); Has 5648 Blast hits to 5647 proteins in 1784 species: Archae - 171; Bacteria - 3783; Metazoa - 267; Fungi - 306; Plants - 270; Viruses - 3; Other Eukaryotes - 848 (source: NCBI BLink).), whose translation is MGNLFCCVQVDQSTVAIKETFGKFEDVLEPGCHFLPWCLGSQVAGYLSLRVQQLDVRCETKTKDNVFVNVVASIQYRALANKANDAYYKLSNTRGQIQAYVFDVIRASVPKLLLDDVFEQKNDIAKAVEEELEKAMSAYGYEIVQTLIVDIEPDEHVKRAMNEINAAARMRLAANEKAEAEKILQIKRAEGEAESKYLSGLGIARQRQAIVDGLRDSVLGFAVNVPGTTAKDVMDMVLVTQYFDTMKEIGASSKSSAVFIPHGPGAVRDVASQIRDGLLQGSSANL